A stretch of DNA from Nostoc edaphicum CCNP1411:
CCATTTCTGCTTCGATATCTGGAGCAAAGCCATTAACTTCCGCTGCATAAGCTTCTTCAGCTTGCTGTTTGAAGTAATTGGCGTCTTTTTGGGAGGTGAAGTTGCGGCGATCACTAACTGGGTCGAATTGCATGGCGTAGAGATCAGAAATGATGACCTCGTGTCTTTGTGTTTGCAAAATTTCTTTAGCGTGAAGTGTCAATGCCCCATTAAAGCTTTTGGGTTCTGGATGAGCGTGAACAATAAAGAATTTCATAATTACCTCTATCCTCGTTAGAGAAGCGACGGTTTGACCGCCCAAGCCTGAAGAACTCCGCAACCCAGTAAAGCATGGGAGCAATGCGAAAATGTGAGATCGGGGTTTAATTATCAACTACATCGCCAGATTCTCAATAAAACTAGGTTTATTTCGTTGCGATCGCATCCCGAAATACCCTATTCCGTTCTTGGTTTTAGCACCTCACAAAATCGCATTGCTCCCGTAAAGCATAAAGTTATGCGGTTTTTACCAGATTTAATGAAGCGCTTACATCGTTGAGAACCAAATCTTACGCACTTGTTCTTAGTGCAAATGCTGATTATACCAATCAGCAATGTTTTTCACTGCATTGTCAATGACAACTGGATCATCGTAATACTGGAGATGGCTGTTTTGACCCTCCCAAAGGAGCTTTTTATCGTTACCAGGAACACGCTCAAAGTGGCGGTGAGCGGCATCCGGGATAAAGGAATTATCGCTGTGGATCATTAGATATGGCTGCTTGATTTTTTGTGCGGCAGTCGCTGTCTCAAAAGCTAACAAATCGATGTCACTTATTACCGCATAACGATTTTCCCATTTGCCCATCTCAGCCCATTTGCCATAGTAGTCCCAAACCGCTTTCCCAGGCATAGCGACATCTGTTCGCACGGGATCAACTGCGTCAATATATTCCACTTCGCCGATTTCCTCGAACTTGGCTTTAGCTGCCTTGCTTTTTTCCAAGCGTGCGGCAAGTCCGTCTGTTCCCAACCAAGCCAAATCAGACTCTTGATCACGGTAGTGCCCAGCTACAGTCGCCAAAACCTTTATCCTTTGATCTGATGAAGCAGCTTTACTCATGACACCGCTACCAGCGCAAATTCCTAGGCCCATTATGTTGTTTGCATTAACCTCCTGACGCGAGATCAGAAAATTGATCGCACTTGTAACATCCTCCACCTTAGCCATAGGGTTCTCATAGTTACGAGGACTACCGCCACTCTCCCCCCGATACCGCGCGTCAAAAGTAAGAGTAATGAATCCTTCTTTCACAAGACGTTTCGCATACTCGGTCGGACTTTGCTCTTTCACGAACGTCATCGGGCCAATAATTACGACTGCTGGAGTGGGCTCAGAAAGGTTATCAGGAATATACAGGTTGCCCACCAGATTTGTGCCTTTGCTATCGAAAGTAACCTTGATCATTGATTCTTCCAGGTGAATGTTTATTGAAGCTCAACTATATCTGTCGAAAGCGTTTTGTCTTCCCAATGGTCGAGTTCTTGTACCAAGCTGGTTAGCTTTTTACGTATAAATTGCAACGCATCCGCTCCGAGAACTAGACGTAGTGGTGGTTCGGGTGATTCGACTGCTGAGATGATTGCTTTTGCCGCAAGCACTGGATCACCGGGTTCACGACCACGACTGTTTTCTCTCCATTGGCGCGTGCGCCCGCTTGATTCTGCATAGTCTTCAATCACTTT
This window harbors:
- a CDS encoding alpha/beta hydrolase translates to MIKVTFDSKGTNLVGNLYIPDNLSEPTPAVVIIGPMTFVKEQSPTEYAKRLVKEGFITLTFDARYRGESGGSPRNYENPMAKVEDVTSAINFLISRQEVNANNIMGLGICAGSGVMSKAASSDQRIKVLATVAGHYRDQESDLAWLGTDGLAARLEKSKAAKAKFEEIGEVEYIDAVDPVRTDVAMPGKAVWDYYGKWAEMGKWENRYAVISDIDLLAFETATAAQKIKQPYLMIHSDNSFIPDAAHRHFERVPGNDKKLLWEGQNSHLQYYDDPVVIDNAVKNIADWYNQHLH